A window of the Arachis duranensis cultivar V14167 chromosome 5, aradu.V14167.gnm2.J7QH, whole genome shotgun sequence genome harbors these coding sequences:
- the LOC107488349 gene encoding uncharacterized protein LOC107488349: MHVISTSKLLLQKLRDNGWCNLLKIVKKFCKKHEIDIPDMRTQYTVGRGRSRQPKITIEHHYRVDVFFTAIDSQIQELNSRFNEKIMELLTLSTALDPKDNFKLFNIQNICKLVEKFYPLDFSDHEMILLNAQLQHYTSDIPNHLKDVGTLSELCQRWKETEKSRTYHLIDRLICNVLTLSVSTATIERVFSAMKIVKTRLRSKIADEFLADNLVIYIEKEIAATFSTYSIIDDFESRKKR; encoded by the coding sequence ATGCATGTTATTTCCACATCAAAACTACTTCTTCAAAAATTGAGGGATAATGGTTGGTGCAATTTACTTAAGATTGTTAAGAAGTTTTGtaagaaacatgaaattgaCATTCCTGATATGAGAACACAATACACGGTTGGAAGAGGTCGATCTCGTCAACCAAAGATAACAATCGAGCATCATTATCGAGTTGATGTGTTTTTTACAGCAATTGACTCTCAAATTCAAGAGTTAAATAGTAGATTCAATGAGAAAATCATGGAGCTTTTGACTTTAAGTACTGCTTTGGACCCTAAAGACAATTTTAAGTTGTTTAATATTCAGAATATATGCAAGTTAGTTGAAAAGTTTTATCCTTTAGATTTTTCTGATCATGAAatgattctcttgaatgctcaATTGCAACATTATACATCTGATATACCGAATCATCTAAAAGATGTTGGGACACTTTCCGAGTTATGTCAAAGATGGAAGGAAACAGAAAAATCAAGAACTTATCATTTGATTGATAGACTGATTTGCAATGTCTTGACTCTTTCAGTATCTACAGCAACAATAGAAAGAGTTTTCTCGGCAATGAAAATTGTTAAAACAAGACTTCGAAGTAAAATAGCAGACGAATTTCTTGCAGataatttagttatttacaTTGAGAAAGAAATTGCAGCTACTTTCAGTACATATTCAATAATAGATGACTTTGAATCAAGGAAAAAACGTTGA
- the LOC107488348 gene encoding uncharacterized protein LOC107488348: MEKIVLFLLSFPNKVSKLLNHIGKGPNSFHHRATKSCDDLMKQSQHVDTLMKRQTSEEIKNNRRRLGASIDCIRWLTFQGCAYRGHDESSSSYNRGNFIELLKFLGSYNSSVQKLVLENAPRFAKYTSSDVQKEILHVLATMVRNSIRKDIGDAKFCIIIDEARDESKEEQMAIVLRFVDVDGFVRERFFDLVHVSDTTALTLKKELVSVLSIYNLQIENIRGQGYDGASNMRGEWNGLQALFLNDCRQAYYVHCFAHRLQLALVATSREVLQIHEFFTQLIAIVNIVGASCKRHDQLQEAQEIENAKLIANDELETGQGANQMGTLQRDGDTRWSSHFHSVCSLIRMFAATQTVLNNIIDDGITSAQRSEAYGVNKVLFSFKFVFSLHLMKEIMGITNILCQALQQKSQKIF, from the coding sequence ATGGAAAAGATTGTCCTCTTTTTGTTGAGTTTTCCCAACAAAGTTTCAAAACTTTTGAATCACATTGGCAAAGGCCCCAATTCGTTCCATCATAGGGCAACGAAATCATGTGATGATTTGATGAAGCAATCACAACATGTTGATACACTTATGAAACGACAAACATCAGAAGAAATTAAGAATAATCGACGTAGACTTGGAGCATCTATTGATTGTATTAGATGGTTGACTTTTCAAGGTTGCGCTTATAGAGGCCATGATGAAAGCTCGAGTTCATATAATCGAGGTAActttattgaattattaaagTTTTTGGGTTCTTACAATAGTAGTGTTCAGAAGCTTGTTTTGGAAAATGCTCCTAGATTTGCTAAATATACTTCAAGTGATGTTCAGAAAGAAATTCTACATGTTCTTGCTACAATGGTAAGAAACTCAATTAGAAAGGATATTGGAGATGCCAAATTTTGTATTATCATTGATGAAGCTCGTGATGAATCTAAAGAAGAACAAATGGCTATTGTTTTGAGATTTGTTGATGTGGATGGTTTTGTTCGTGAACGCTTCTTTGATCTTGTACATGTTAGTGATACTACTGCTTTGACTTTGAAAAAAGAGTTGGTGTCTGTGCTTTCTATTTATAATCTCCAAATTGAAAATATTCGAGGTCAGGGGTATGATGGTGCTAGCAATATGAGAGGGGAATGGAATGGTTTACAAGCTTTATTTCTTAATGATTGCCGACAAGCATATTATGTCCATTGTTTTGCTCATAGATTGCAGTTAGCACTAGTGGCTACTTCAAGGGAAGTACTTCAAATTCATGAGTTTTTCACACAATTGATTGCTATTGTCAATATTGTTGGTGCATCTTGCAAACGACATGATCAACTACAAGAAGCTCAAGAAATTGAAAATGCAAAATTGATTGCCAATGATGAGCTAGAAACAGGTCAAGGTGCAAATCAAATGGGCACTTTACAAAGAGATGGAGATACAAGATGGAGTTCTCACTTTCATTCTGTTTGTAGCTTGATAAGAATGTTTGCAGCTACTCAAACCGTTCTTAATAACATTATTGACGATGGTATAACTTCTGCTCAAAGAAGTGAGGCTTATGGCGTCAACAAAGTGTTATTCTcgtttaaatttgttttttcgTTACATTTGATGAAGGAAATTATGGGGATTACTAATATTTTGTGCCAAGCATTACAACAAAAATctcaaaagatattttga